TCGGGCGAAAACGCGGCGACGGCCGCCGCGCCGGTCAGCACCGCGAACGCGATCAACATGCGAAGGGTCTTTTTCCAGAGCATGCGCATCCCCCTCACGCGGCCTTCGGCAGATCGTCAAGGATCGCCGCGCCTTTGCGCTTTTTGCGCGCGCGCCAGCGCCAGCGCGCGATGCCGAACGCGATGAGCGCCAGCGGCGGCACGAACATGTTGCCGTAACGCACCGCGTTTCGCGCCGCGTCGCCGGGCACGTTGAGCGGGCGGTTGATGATCGTTTTGGTGCGAATGCCAATCAGCCGCTCGTTCGCGCCAAGCCAGTCGACGAGGTTCGCGAAGAACACGTAGCCAAGCGAGTTGCGTAGCTCGTCCGCGGCGAAATACGAGCCCGCCACGACGGCGACGCGCGTCTCGGGGCTGGCGTCGAGCTTGGTCGCCGCGACGGGATCGCCCGAGCCGTGCGCGGGAATCGCCTTGTCCGCGAAGAAACTCGGAAGCGATCCTTCGAGCGTCGCGACAAGCGGCCGCGGGCCGACGAAATCGCCTTCCTCCGGCTGCGGCAGAAGCTGCGGCTCGACCAGATACGAGTCGTCGTTTTCGAACAGCCAGGTGCGCTCGGAGCTTTTCGCGATCACGTTCGCCGTGACGCCCTCGGGCGCGGAAAGCTCGATCGGCGTGGTGAACGGCAGCGTCAGGTCTTGCAGGTTGCGCGTCAGCGGGCTGTCCGCGGCCAGGTCCGTCACCCGGACGAATACCGGGAAACGCACGAAGCTCTGAAAACGGACGTTGCCCTGCATGCGCGTCAGGCCGACCTGCTGGTTCTGCTCGTCGAGCACGAGAGGCTGCGTCACGCGGGCGCCGTAGTGCGCGGCCAGATCGGCAAGCCCGGTCGCGATCGGCCGGCCGATGAACGTCTGCATGTTGACGTCGTTTCGGTCGATGAGAAACGCCGCCTTGCCGCCGTTCATGACGTATTGGTCGATGGCGAAAAGCTCCGCATCGGGGATCTCGTTGCGCG
This region of bacterium genomic DNA includes:
- a CDS encoding Gldg family protein — translated: RNEIPDAELFAIDQYVMNGGKAAFLIDRNDVNMQTFIGRPIATGLADLAAHYGARVTQPLVLDEQNQQVGLTRMQGNVRFQSFVRFPVFVRVTDLAADSPLTRNLQDLTLPFTTPIELSAPEGVTANVIAKSSERTWLFENDDSYLVEPQLLPQPEEGDFVGPRPLVATLEGSLPSFFADKAIPAHGSGDPVAATKLDASPETRVAVVAGSYFAADELRNSLGYVFFANLVDWLGANERLIGIRTKTIINRPLNVPGDAARNAVRYGNMFVPPLALIAFGIARWRWRARKKRKGAAILDDLPKAA